A single genomic interval of Asinibacterium sp. OR53 harbors:
- a CDS encoding SusC/RagA family TonB-linked outer membrane protein encodes MNRKKTMLWKGMICLFALLCSAALQAQDRKVSGTILSQEDNNPLAGVTVTVKGKKRVTQTQPNGTFVILAQKGDQLLFTYTGFISQEWRVGDNDEASIKLKPDVSKLGEVVVVGYGKQSRQTLSGAVTSLDQNALKSSPSTNVATALQGTMPGLKIQQSTGQPGTTPSISFRGGTDFNGGGSPMVVMDGVIVPSLYGINMDDVESIDLLKDAASTAIYGARASNGVILVTTKKGKKGKAQVNYSFRQTTNYIRRNPLEYLTAAQYISKNREGIASRYQADLADGNNSAAATDRGQNLGSWGWAVNNAWTTPIGLYSTQLVSAANRKYIGNPQWGLLIDPNPFIAGQMDSILYRSLDVKTRENMILQQQTTQEHYLNLSGANEQGSFSLGLGMAKDNGIIIGSSLKRLSMNFNGGLNVGKNLKVSMSTSAYTVSQLVPYVDPAGGGAGGLMQRFIGVAPTVRYTNDTSGAVLPGPNDNSLGNPNYWSQLYNNNSSQQRITGSLNIEYSILPSLKFLASGSGYLLYNNANAFTKAYQQGNGGAFNTTRPASYSNYNDVQYSYNAFLQYDKSFGNHKLSVLGGGEFYEFTEKSFSASASGAPTDLIPWLYASLPASVVNGVIQNPVSASSDFNAWDRLTSAIGRVNYSYLNKYFLTANFRYDGSSRLANNRFGLFPGVSAGWNMHKEDFFEKSFLSKYINVLKPRVSWGQNGSINPLGYYATAQVYSSAGIYNGLGGTYAPSYINTDLKWEKASTFDVGVDIGILNNRVTLIADYFVRDVYDKIASLPISAQTGFTSFTTNLGQLRNKGIELEVKAKIIKPVKADGLSVDVSANFYTFKNYVVKLPYNGLPGNRQSTIQVWDPNHPGQLMQVAGLQEGSRVGTDEIWAPSYSGIYRSAADLSKDASVYNAFMPYIHKNLHQLGDAMWNQVYKNDTIDSRQFTYVGRSVPNILGGFSTMVGYKGFSLYAQFDYALNFMILNNEKLRGLSQVQGSQNSTVDALKTWSPTNPNGTLPRFYWANQGRNYATDASGNNPFKEFWEKGDYLALRELTLSYDMTPALLRKALNNKVHNLRLFATGSNLFYLTQYSGNFPEVGGVDNGKFPLPRRLTLGVNITL; translated from the coding sequence ATGAATCGAAAAAAGACTATGCTATGGAAGGGGATGATCTGCTTATTCGCCCTTCTTTGCTCTGCAGCGCTGCAAGCGCAGGACCGGAAAGTATCCGGTACCATTCTTTCACAGGAAGACAATAATCCGCTCGCCGGTGTAACCGTTACCGTAAAAGGAAAGAAACGTGTTACCCAAACGCAACCCAACGGAACCTTTGTGATCCTGGCCCAAAAAGGAGACCAGCTCCTTTTCACCTACACCGGTTTCATTTCCCAGGAATGGCGGGTAGGTGATAATGATGAAGCCAGCATCAAGCTGAAACCAGATGTATCAAAACTGGGTGAAGTGGTGGTGGTGGGTTACGGTAAACAAAGCCGGCAGACCTTGTCGGGCGCCGTAACCAGTCTCGACCAAAATGCACTCAAATCTTCTCCCAGTACCAATGTGGCCACTGCTTTACAGGGTACAATGCCCGGATTGAAAATACAGCAGTCCACCGGCCAGCCCGGAACAACGCCTTCCATTTCATTCAGGGGTGGTACCGATTTCAACGGCGGCGGTAGCCCAATGGTGGTAATGGATGGTGTGATCGTGCCCAGTTTGTACGGTATCAATATGGACGATGTAGAAAGCATCGACCTGTTGAAGGACGCGGCTTCTACGGCTATTTACGGCGCCCGCGCTTCCAACGGCGTTATCCTGGTTACTACCAAAAAAGGTAAGAAGGGCAAAGCCCAGGTAAACTACAGCTTCCGTCAAACAACCAATTATATCCGCCGGAATCCATTGGAATATTTAACGGCAGCACAATATATTTCCAAGAACAGGGAAGGTATCGCCAGCCGTTACCAGGCCGACCTTGCCGATGGCAATAACAGCGCTGCGGCTACCGACAGGGGACAAAACCTGGGTTCATGGGGCTGGGCGGTGAACAATGCCTGGACCACACCCATCGGTTTGTATTCAACTCAACTGGTATCTGCTGCGAACAGAAAATACATCGGCAATCCGCAATGGGGTTTACTGATCGATCCGAACCCTTTTATAGCCGGTCAGATGGATAGTATTCTATATCGCTCCCTCGATGTAAAGACGCGCGAAAATATGATCCTGCAGCAGCAGACCACCCAGGAACATTACCTGAATTTATCAGGGGCCAATGAGCAGGGAAGCTTTTCATTGGGATTAGGTATGGCAAAAGACAATGGCATCATCATCGGCTCATCGCTGAAAAGGCTGAGCATGAATTTTAACGGCGGTCTCAATGTGGGGAAAAACCTGAAAGTGTCCATGAGCACTTCTGCTTATACTGTGAGCCAGTTGGTACCTTATGTGGATCCTGCGGGTGGCGGCGCCGGCGGACTGATGCAACGGTTCATTGGTGTGGCGCCTACAGTACGATATACCAATGATACTTCCGGCGCTGTTTTGCCGGGCCCGAATGACAATTCGCTGGGCAATCCTAATTACTGGAGCCAGTTGTACAATAACAACAGTTCACAGCAAAGGATCACAGGTAGCCTGAACATTGAATACAGTATCCTGCCTTCTTTGAAGTTCCTGGCTTCGGGATCGGGTTACCTGTTGTATAACAATGCCAATGCATTTACCAAGGCATACCAGCAGGGCAACGGCGGTGCTTTCAACACCACCAGGCCTGCATCGTACAGCAATTACAATGATGTTCAGTATTCTTACAACGCTTTCCTGCAATACGATAAATCTTTCGGCAACCACAAACTGTCGGTATTGGGAGGCGGTGAATTTTACGAGTTTACCGAAAAAAGCTTCTCTGCCAGTGCAAGTGGGGCGCCTACCGACCTGATCCCCTGGTTATATGCATCGCTTCCCGCCAGCGTGGTAAACGGTGTGATCCAGAATCCTGTCAGCGCTTCTTCCGATTTCAATGCATGGGACAGGCTTACATCGGCCATCGGCAGGGTCAATTACAGTTATCTCAATAAATACTTTCTTACTGCCAACTTCAGATACGATGGCAGTTCAAGGCTTGCCAATAATCGCTTCGGTTTATTCCCCGGTGTATCGGCCGGATGGAATATGCACAAAGAAGATTTTTTTGAAAAAAGCTTCCTGAGTAAATACATCAATGTATTGAAACCGCGGGTGAGCTGGGGACAGAACGGCAGCATCAATCCGTTGGGTTACTACGCCACCGCACAGGTATATTCATCGGCTGGTATTTATAATGGACTGGGAGGAACTTATGCGCCCTCTTATATCAATACCGATCTGAAATGGGAGAAAGCGTCTACGTTCGATGTAGGTGTGGACATTGGTATCCTGAATAACCGCGTTACATTGATCGCCGATTATTTTGTGCGCGATGTATACGATAAGATCGCTTCTCTTCCCATCTCTGCACAAACAGGGTTTACTTCTTTTACTACCAACCTTGGTCAGTTAAGGAACAAAGGGATTGAACTGGAAGTAAAAGCGAAAATCATCAAGCCGGTGAAAGCAGATGGATTGAGTGTTGATGTCAGCGCCAACTTCTATACGTTCAAAAACTATGTAGTGAAACTGCCTTACAACGGGCTTCCCGGAAACAGGCAGAGCACCATACAGGTATGGGATCCGAATCATCCCGGCCAGTTAATGCAGGTAGCCGGGTTACAGGAAGGCAGCAGGGTAGGTACCGATGAAATCTGGGCGCCCAGCTATAGCGGCATTTACAGATCTGCCGCCGATCTCAGCAAGGATGCCAGTGTATACAACGCGTTTATGCCTTACATACATAAGAACCTGCACCAGTTGGGTGATGCGATGTGGAACCAGGTATACAAGAACGACACCATTGACAGCCGCCAGTTTACTTATGTAGGCAGGTCAGTGCCCAATATTCTAGGCGGATTTTCGACAATGGTAGGCTATAAAGGCTTTAGCCTGTATGCACAGTTCGATTATGCGCTGAACTTCATGATTCTTAACAACGAGAAATTAAGGGGATTGAGCCAGGTGCAGGGTTCACAGAACTCAACCGTAGATGCATTGAAGACATGGTCGCCCACCAATCCGAACGGCACATTGCCCAGGTTCTACTGGGCTAACCAGGGAAGGAACTATGCTACCGATGCATCCGGCAACAATCCTTTTAAAGAGTTTTGGGAGAAAGGAGATTACCTGGCCCTGCGGGAGCTTACACTGAGCTACGACATGACTCCTGCATTATTGAGAAAAGCCCTGAATAATAAAGTGCATAACCTCCGCCTGTTTGCAACAGGAAGCAACCTGTTTTACCTGACACAATACAGTGGCAACTTCCCTGAAGTGGGTGGTGTGGACAATGGCAAATTTCCACTTCCCAGGAGGCTGACACTGGGCGTGAACATTACACTTTAA
- a CDS encoding sialidase family protein produces MKIAIRFVPILVMLTCVYATCNKVSKISQTPAGVVVHQDRVPVLLGKTDNQLVRVRIAGRGKTLTGLSIRLTGTTRIQDIKILRLYDTGSDSVFNTRALVATAVPESEKVVLHTNLPLKDSIHHLWLSAALDNGAGLLNRINAVPESLVLDGRQERIGMNFTSVPQRIGVALRKAGDDKVNTYRIPGLVTTRLGTLVAVYDIRYNNSADLQGNIDVGMSRSTDGGQTWEPMQTVMDMGTYGNRPQDENGIGDPSVLVDGQTGTLWVAALWLHGYPKQRAWTASQPGLTPEQTGQLMLVKSMDDGKTWSAPINITAQVKDPSWTLCFQGPGRGISMQDGTLVFPAQFKDSSKLPHSTILYSKDHGASWHFGSAAYPNTTEAQVVETTPGILMLNMRDNRGAARTIFTTQDLGKTWTEHPSSRKALKDPVCNASIIKHIYHGQTVLFFVNPDDTKHRDRMTIKASLDMGLTWPINLQLVVDDLTGNGYPTLTSIDEDHLGLLYEGSQANLVFQKIPVKDVLKAQ; encoded by the coding sequence ATGAAGATTGCCATCAGATTCGTGCCCATCCTGGTCATGCTCACCTGTGTATATGCTACCTGTAACAAAGTAAGTAAAATCAGCCAGACGCCTGCGGGCGTTGTTGTTCACCAGGACCGGGTGCCGGTGCTGCTGGGGAAGACCGATAACCAGTTGGTGCGTGTGCGTATAGCCGGGCGCGGAAAAACACTGACGGGACTGAGCATCAGGCTTACCGGAACTACCCGTATACAGGATATCAAAATATTGCGGTTGTATGATACCGGGAGTGACAGCGTTTTCAATACCCGGGCGCTGGTGGCAACCGCTGTGCCGGAAAGCGAAAAAGTTGTATTGCACACGAACCTTCCTTTGAAAGACAGCATACACCATCTTTGGTTATCGGCAGCATTGGATAATGGAGCCGGGCTGCTGAACCGCATCAATGCAGTGCCGGAAAGTCTTGTGTTGGATGGCAGGCAGGAGCGGATCGGGATGAACTTTACCAGCGTGCCGCAACGGATCGGAGTCGCCTTACGAAAAGCGGGCGACGATAAAGTGAATACTTACCGTATTCCCGGACTGGTTACCACCCGGTTGGGAACATTGGTTGCCGTGTATGATATCCGCTACAACAATTCGGCAGACCTGCAGGGCAATATAGATGTAGGGATGAGTAGAAGTACAGACGGCGGACAAACCTGGGAACCGATGCAAACCGTCATGGACATGGGTACTTATGGCAACCGCCCGCAAGATGAAAACGGTATAGGTGACCCATCAGTTTTAGTGGACGGGCAAACAGGCACTCTTTGGGTTGCTGCCCTTTGGTTGCACGGCTATCCTAAACAGCGGGCATGGACCGCTTCACAGCCTGGCCTGACGCCCGAACAAACGGGGCAATTGATGCTGGTGAAAAGCATGGACGATGGCAAAACCTGGTCGGCCCCCATCAATATCACTGCGCAGGTGAAAGACCCTTCCTGGACATTGTGTTTTCAGGGACCCGGCAGGGGCATCAGCATGCAGGACGGCACGCTGGTATTCCCGGCACAGTTTAAAGACTCCAGCAAGTTGCCCCATTCCACGATACTCTACAGCAAAGATCACGGCGCGAGCTGGCATTTTGGCTCTGCCGCTTATCCGAATACCACCGAGGCGCAGGTGGTGGAAACAACCCCCGGAATACTGATGTTGAATATGCGCGATAACAGAGGTGCTGCAAGAACGATCTTCACTACGCAGGACCTGGGTAAAACCTGGACGGAACATCCTTCTTCGCGCAAGGCCCTGAAAGATCCGGTCTGCAATGCTTCTATCATCAAGCATATTTATCATGGACAAACTGTTTTGTTCTTTGTAAATCCTGATGATACCAAACACCGGGATCGCATGACCATCAAAGCCAGCCTGGATATGGGTTTGACATGGCCGATAAACTTGCAATTGGTAGTGGATGACCTCACAGGCAACGGTTATCCCACACTTACTTCCATTGATGAAGACCACCTGGGGCTCCTGTACGAAGGAAGCCAGGCCAACCTGGTTTTCCAGAAAATACCTGTAAAAGACGTGTTGAAAGCCCAGTAA
- a CDS encoding FadR/GntR family transcriptional regulator — MSTASAKPTLQSKLKPIVSYSLTDQVETKLLELFKKENLRSGDPIPKENDLCEAMGVSRTVIREALTRLKTIGLIESKKNKGMILTEPDLLIGLDKLIQPNILSDGTLQDMFEMRLVLEMGIAELIFARIQPKDITDLKAILKTEKDYQNNFEMDFEAKFHGRIYEIAQNNTLIRFQSMLLPIFKYVHDKGFKLKKEELPKNYVTHATLVKVLETGDPEKYRDAMKRHLKVHFDRTIKAKKLK, encoded by the coding sequence ATGAGTACAGCGTCAGCTAAACCGACTTTGCAGAGCAAACTCAAACCCATCGTGAGTTACTCGCTGACCGACCAGGTTGAGACCAAGTTATTAGAGTTGTTTAAAAAGGAGAACCTCAGAAGCGGCGATCCGATTCCCAAAGAGAACGATCTCTGCGAAGCCATGGGTGTGAGCAGAACTGTTATCCGGGAAGCGCTCACCCGCCTCAAAACCATTGGACTCATCGAGTCCAAAAAGAACAAGGGTATGATCCTCACCGAGCCCGACCTGTTGATTGGTCTCGACAAACTCATACAACCCAATATCCTGAGTGATGGTACTTTGCAGGATATGTTTGAAATGAGACTGGTATTGGAGATGGGAATTGCCGAACTCATTTTTGCCCGCATTCAGCCGAAAGATATCACCGACCTGAAAGCCATTTTAAAAACGGAAAAAGATTACCAGAATAATTTTGAGATGGATTTCGAAGCCAAGTTCCATGGTAGGATATATGAGATCGCCCAAAACAATACGCTTATCCGCTTCCAGTCGATGTTGCTGCCCATTTTTAAATACGTGCACGACAAAGGCTTCAAACTGAAAAAAGAAGAACTGCCTAAAAACTATGTCACGCACGCCACACTGGTAAAAGTATTGGAGACCGGTGATCCCGAAAAATACCGCGACGCTATGAAGCGTCACCTCAAAGTGCATTTCGACCGTACCATCAAGGCTAAGAAATTAAAATAA
- a CDS encoding Gfo/Idh/MocA family protein, with protein MNRKEFVKTAGLATAATAVLSSGKLFAHPVADDKVRIGIIGVGQRGLSHLSLLLRRDDTEVIAICDLDEKVLNTARGMVSKAGKKMPEVYTGDPYAWKKMLDSKKLDGIVIATPWEWHKPMIIGALQAGIKYVGTEVILGITLEDHWEVVRAAERYDAHVMMMENVCYRRDVMAVLNMVRQGLFGELIHLQGGYQHDLRGVKFNDGNGPYTKGAEFGEKGYSEAHWRTEHSVRRNGDLYPTHGIGPIAQYININRGNRFLSLCSFSSKARGLHNYIVKVGGENHPNAKVNFKLGDVVTTSINCANGETILLQHDTDLPRPYSLGFRVQGTEGLWMDVNKGIYIEGKSAKNDIWDDEKTWLDKYDHPLWARWSKESAGAGHGGMDFFVEHAFIESIKRKAATPLDVYDAAAWSAITPLSERSIELGNETVDFPDFTGGQWMYRKPVFALNDEY; from the coding sequence ATGAACAGAAAAGAATTCGTAAAGACAGCCGGACTGGCAACGGCAGCAACCGCTGTTTTATCTTCCGGTAAATTGTTTGCCCACCCGGTGGCAGATGATAAAGTAAGGATAGGGATCATTGGCGTTGGGCAGCGGGGCCTCTCGCACCTGAGCCTGCTGTTGAGAAGGGATGATACGGAGGTGATAGCTATTTGTGATCTGGACGAAAAAGTGTTGAACACCGCCCGGGGGATGGTGAGCAAAGCCGGAAAGAAAATGCCGGAAGTGTATACCGGAGACCCCTATGCCTGGAAAAAAATGCTGGACAGTAAAAAGCTGGATGGTATTGTGATTGCAACGCCCTGGGAATGGCACAAGCCCATGATCATAGGAGCACTGCAGGCGGGTATTAAATATGTAGGAACAGAAGTGATATTGGGTATCACGCTCGAAGACCATTGGGAAGTGGTGAGAGCCGCTGAACGCTACGATGCACATGTAATGATGATGGAGAATGTTTGTTATCGTCGCGACGTGATGGCGGTATTGAATATGGTAAGGCAGGGCTTGTTTGGTGAACTCATCCATTTGCAGGGTGGTTACCAGCACGATCTGCGTGGAGTGAAATTCAACGATGGAAATGGTCCGTATACGAAGGGTGCGGAATTCGGTGAAAAAGGTTATTCAGAAGCGCACTGGAGAACAGAGCATTCCGTTCGGCGCAATGGCGACCTCTATCCTACACATGGTATCGGACCGATTGCCCAATACATCAACATCAACAGGGGCAACCGTTTCTTATCGCTCTGCTCTTTCTCTTCCAAAGCAAGAGGCCTGCACAATTACATAGTAAAAGTGGGCGGTGAAAACCATCCCAATGCAAAAGTGAATTTCAAACTAGGTGATGTGGTAACTACTTCTATCAATTGTGCAAACGGCGAAACCATTTTATTACAGCACGATACCGATTTGCCGAGACCATATTCTTTGGGTTTCCGTGTACAGGGTACCGAGGGTTTGTGGATGGATGTGAACAAGGGTATTTATATAGAAGGGAAGTCGGCCAAGAATGATATATGGGATGATGAAAAAACCTGGCTTGACAAATATGATCACCCGCTGTGGGCCCGCTGGAGCAAAGAAAGTGCCGGTGCCGGTCATGGCGGGATGGATTTCTTTGTAGAGCATGCATTCATTGAATCGATCAAACGTAAAGCGGCTACACCATTGGATGTATATGATGCTGCTGCCTGGAGTGCCATCACACCATTGAGTGAAAGATCAATTGAACTGGGTAATGAAACGGTAGATTTCCCCGATTTCACAGGCGGACAGTGGATGTACAGAAAACCGGTATTTGCGCTGAATGACGAGTATTAA
- a CDS encoding arylsulfatase: protein MKASLVLVLFLLADIQAWSQQKKKTPNVIYIYADDMGYGELGCYGQQKIRTPYLDRMAREGMRFTDHYTSTPVCAPARCMLMTGKHGGHTYIHGNYEMGGFADSLEGGQMPLPEGSFTIAKLMQQAGYATGAIGKWGMGMTNTTGSPLKQGFDYFYGFLDQKQAHNYYPTHLWENDHWDTLRNHSIYVHKSVDPAKATDADFDYFKGKDYAPAKMTEKALAFIERNARKPFFLYLPYTIPHVSLQVPDEWVKQYIGQFNEQPYYGQAGYAACKYPLSTYAAMISYLDAQVGIIMEKIKQLGLDDNTLVFFSSDNGAAFNGGVDRFFFNSTGGLRGQKMDLFEGGIREPLIARWPGTIPAGTTSRLVSAQFDMMATLAELTGQKVTHTDGISFLPELKGNAKTQKKHEYLYFEYPENGGQLAIRIGNWKGVKLDVRHHPEKHWLLFNLESDRNETTDLAPQHPELISQFQAIVKKEHQQAHIREWEFVDPKFNMKDQ from the coding sequence ATGAAAGCCAGCCTGGTGCTGGTACTGTTCCTGTTGGCGGATATACAGGCCTGGTCTCAGCAAAAAAAGAAGACACCTAATGTGATCTATATCTATGCAGATGATATGGGTTATGGCGAATTGGGTTGTTATGGGCAACAAAAGATCCGCACACCCTATCTCGACAGGATGGCCAGGGAAGGCATGCGCTTCACCGATCATTATACCAGCACACCTGTTTGCGCACCTGCCCGTTGTATGCTCATGACCGGCAAGCATGGCGGGCACACTTATATACATGGTAATTATGAAATGGGAGGATTTGCCGATAGTTTGGAAGGCGGGCAGATGCCGCTTCCGGAAGGCAGTTTTACTATTGCAAAATTGATGCAGCAGGCTGGCTATGCAACGGGCGCCATTGGAAAATGGGGCATGGGTATGACCAACACTACCGGCTCTCCATTGAAACAGGGATTCGATTATTTCTACGGTTTCCTTGATCAGAAACAGGCGCACAACTATTATCCTACCCATCTCTGGGAAAATGATCACTGGGATACTTTGCGCAACCACAGCATCTATGTGCACAAAAGCGTTGACCCTGCTAAAGCTACCGATGCCGATTTCGATTATTTCAAAGGGAAAGACTATGCCCCGGCGAAGATGACTGAAAAAGCGCTTGCATTTATAGAACGCAACGCCCGTAAACCATTCTTTCTTTACCTGCCCTATACTATTCCGCATGTGTCTTTACAGGTGCCCGACGAATGGGTGAAACAGTATATCGGCCAGTTCAATGAACAGCCTTATTATGGCCAGGCAGGCTATGCGGCTTGCAAATACCCGCTGTCTACCTATGCAGCCATGATCAGTTACCTGGATGCGCAGGTAGGCATCATCATGGAGAAAATAAAGCAATTGGGTCTGGATGATAATACCCTGGTCTTTTTTTCGAGCGATAACGGTGCCGCTTTCAATGGCGGGGTTGACCGGTTTTTCTTCAACAGCACTGGTGGATTGCGCGGACAAAAAATGGATCTTTTTGAAGGAGGTATACGTGAGCCACTGATTGCCAGGTGGCCGGGTACGATTCCTGCGGGGACTACCAGCAGGCTGGTATCGGCACAGTTCGATATGATGGCCACACTGGCCGAGCTAACAGGACAAAAAGTTACGCATACCGATGGTATTTCTTTTTTACCGGAGTTAAAGGGCAATGCGAAGACGCAAAAAAAGCATGAATATTTGTATTTTGAATACCCTGAGAATGGCGGTCAGCTTGCCATTCGCATAGGAAACTGGAAAGGCGTAAAGTTGGATGTAAGACATCACCCCGAAAAGCACTGGTTATTGTTCAATCTCGAATCGGATCGCAATGAAACAACCGATCTTGCACCGCAACATCCTGAACTGATCAGTCAATTCCAGGCGATCGTTAAAAAAGAACACCAGCAGGCACATATCAGGGAATGGGAATTTGTAGATCCTAAATTCAATATGAAAGATCAATAA
- a CDS encoding sugar MFS transporter — protein MQQTNSSNRYAIIIIGILFFVFGFVTWLNGTLIPFLKLACQLENDIQAFFVTFAFYMAYFFLALPSSLLLKKTGFKNGMALGLVVMAVGSLIFVPAANSRNFGLFLTGLFVQGAGLSLLQTASNPYISIIGPIESAAQRISIMGICNKVAGMLSPIIVGALVLKHANTIQEQITTTTDAALKESLLNELAGRVIIPYICIAVVLFLLAIMIKRSSLPEIESADEHSADTHSGDKTSPLQFPHLMLGVLCLFLYVGVEVMAGDAIGTYGRMLGMPLDQTKFFTTFTLSAMLAGYIIGVFTIPKYISQQKALSISAVLGVIFSLCVFFTSGYTAITFIALLGIANALMWPAIFPLAIDGLGKFTKTGAAFLVMGIAGGALIPLLYTTLKDKHIVSNQASFLICMLPAYLYIYYYAVKGFAVGKAQISIAKK, from the coding sequence ATGCAACAAACCAATTCCAGTAACAGGTACGCCATTATTATTATCGGCATCTTATTTTTCGTTTTCGGTTTCGTTACCTGGCTCAATGGTACATTGATCCCTTTTCTCAAGCTGGCTTGTCAGCTCGAAAACGATATCCAGGCATTCTTTGTAACATTTGCTTTTTATATGGCTTATTTTTTCCTGGCATTGCCTTCTTCCCTGCTATTGAAGAAAACAGGTTTTAAGAATGGTATGGCGTTAGGATTGGTAGTAATGGCCGTTGGGTCACTCATTTTTGTTCCGGCTGCCAATAGCCGCAACTTCGGACTTTTCCTTACAGGCCTTTTTGTACAGGGCGCCGGTTTATCATTATTACAAACAGCCAGCAATCCTTATATCAGTATCATTGGCCCTATTGAAAGTGCCGCACAGCGCATCAGCATCATGGGTATCTGTAATAAGGTAGCTGGTATGCTCAGTCCCATCATTGTGGGCGCGCTGGTGTTAAAGCATGCCAATACCATCCAGGAACAGATCACTACCACTACAGATGCGGCTTTGAAAGAGAGCCTCTTGAATGAATTGGCGGGAAGGGTAATCATTCCTTATATCTGCATTGCTGTTGTTTTATTCTTGCTGGCCATCATGATCAAGCGTTCTTCCCTGCCTGAAATCGAATCTGCAGATGAGCACAGTGCGGATACGCATTCTGGCGACAAGACAAGTCCCCTGCAATTCCCACACCTCATGTTAGGCGTGCTGTGTCTTTTCTTATATGTTGGTGTTGAAGTAATGGCGGGCGATGCCATCGGTACTTATGGAAGGATGTTAGGTATGCCGCTTGATCAAACCAAATTCTTTACCACATTCACACTGTCTGCTATGCTGGCCGGATACATCATTGGTGTATTCACCATACCTAAATACATTTCACAGCAAAAAGCGCTTTCCATTTCAGCTGTATTGGGAGTGATCTTTAGTTTATGCGTATTCTTTACCAGCGGGTATACGGCTATCACTTTTATCGCGCTCCTCGGCATTGCCAACGCATTGATGTGGCCTGCTATTTTTCCGCTTGCCATCGATGGTTTGGGTAAATTCACCAAAACCGGGGCCGCTTTCTTAGTCATGGGCATTGCCGGCGGTGCATTGATACCTTTATTATACACTACTTTAAAAGACAAGCACATTGTCTCAAACCAGGCATCTTTCCTCATCTGCATGCTGCCCGCTTACCTGTATATATACTATTATGCAGTGAAGGGCTTTGCCGTTGGAAAAGCACAGATCAGTATCGCGAAAAAATAA
- a CDS encoding MgtC/SapB family protein produces MDFEIFLRFLLAALWGGMVGMEREYRSKSAGFRTMIMISIGSCLFTMLSVRIGMPGNPDRIASNIVTGIGFLGAGVIFHGQNRINGITTAATIWAVAAVGMGIGNGHYFAAGCASILILLVLTILPYIERMIDRLNKSRNYSISCTYTESAQHHYETLLKKNRLRFRVIGYSREDNNLSVTWEVEGHLRNHDAFIHAICDDKSIKRFDY; encoded by the coding sequence ATGGACTTTGAAATTTTTCTCCGCTTTTTATTGGCAGCGTTGTGGGGTGGTATGGTGGGTATGGAGCGGGAATACCGCAGCAAGTCGGCCGGCTTTCGCACCATGATCATGATTTCTATCGGCTCCTGTTTGTTTACCATGCTTTCGGTTCGTATTGGCATGCCGGGTAATCCTGATCGTATCGCTTCCAATATTGTTACCGGGATCGGGTTCCTGGGAGCGGGTGTTATTTTTCACGGGCAGAACAGGATCAATGGTATTACTACGGCTGCCACTATTTGGGCCGTAGCGGCGGTAGGCATGGGTATTGGCAATGGTCATTATTTTGCCGCAGGCTGCGCAAGCATACTCATATTACTGGTGCTGACCATTCTTCCTTATATTGAAAGAATGATCGACCGGTTGAATAAATCGAGGAATTATTCTATTTCATGCACCTACACGGAGTCGGCACAACATCACTACGAGACACTCCTCAAAAAAAACCGCCTACGTTTCAGGGTCATTGGTTATTCAAGAGAAGACAATAACCTGTCCGTTACATGGGAAGTAGAGGGTCATTTGAGGAACCATGATGCATTCATTCATGCCATTTGTGATGACAAGTCCATCAAGCGGTTCGACTACTGA